A part of Osmerus mordax isolate fOsmMor3 chromosome 10, fOsmMor3.pri, whole genome shotgun sequence genomic DNA contains:
- the cdc42ep4b gene encoding cdc42 effector protein 4, translated as MPILKQLVSSTSQSKRRSRVDLTPEMISAPLGDFRHTMHVGRGGDAFGDTSFLSTRSGEAPKPEPEVKQNSPGPKPGILSRTFRSSKRSQSVNRGDKYESNMLAAPGGSPKFVKTAISMPYLNEEDAGRGLRLPKSASSSPLKKLPESDGKAVNGAAAMATMDMEYDERNFGELTDLPPSMPRSGGMKHAESIMSFHIDLGPSMLGDILGVMDKKAWEEDDLGYEEGRSSPPFSPPAEDRDQPPARAPRATHPQKPPADPYTPELSGRNLHHHQHLDSCSVSSSGSAALDEKPLNHLQEGDTDSAKYSSPRGEEDRDFSFMDEDDDEIRV; from the coding sequence ATGCCCATCCTGAAGCAGCTGGTGTCCAGCACCTCCCAGTCCAAGCGGCGTTCACGCGTCGACCTGACGCCCGAGATGATCAGCGCTCCTTTGGGGGACTTCCGCCACACCATGCACGTGGGCCGCGGCGGAGATGCTTTCGGCGACACGTCGTTCCTCAGCACCCGGTCAGGGGAAGCACCCAAACCTGAACCGGAAGTCAAACAAAACTCCCCCGGACCCAAACCTGGCATCCTGTCGCGGACCTTCAGGAGCAGCAAGCGCTCTCAGTCGGTTAACAGAGGAGACAAATACGAGAGCAACATGCTTGCGGCCCCTGGTGGTTCGCCCAAATTTGTGAAGACCGCCATCTCTATGCCTTACCTCAATGAGGAGGACGCGGGCAGGGGACTTCGGCTTCCCAAGAGCGCGTCCTCCAGCCCCTTGAAGAAACTCCCGGAGAGCGACGGCAAGGCCGTCAACGGAGCCGCAGCTATGGCGACCATGGACATGGAATACGACGAGCGGAACTTCGGCGAGCTGACCGACCTGCCCCCGTCCATGCCGCGGAGCGGGGGCATGAAGCACGCCGAGTCCATCATGTCCTTCCACATCGACCTGGGCCCCTCGATGCTGGGAGACATCCTCGGCGTCATGGACAAGAAGGCCTGGGAGGAGGACGACCTGGGCTACGAAGAGGGCCGCAGCTCCCCGCCCTTCAGCCCCCCCGCGGAGGACCGGGACCAGCCTCCGGCGAGGGCCCCGCGCGCCACACACCCGCAGAAGCCCCCGGCAGACCCGTACACCCCCGAGCTGAGCGGCAGgaacctccatcaccaccagcaCCTCGACAGCTGCTCCGTGTCCAGCTCCGGCTCCGCGGCCCTGGACGAGAAACCCCTCAACCACCTCCAGGAGGGGGACACGGACAGCGCCAAGTACAGCTCGCcccggggggaggaggacagggacttCTCCTTCATGGACGAGGATGACGATGAGATCCGGGTGTAA